One genomic region from Dehalobacter restrictus DSM 9455 encodes:
- a CDS encoding ParM/StbA family protein, producing MFENDILVAGADPGFGAIKLDIGDTKILFPALICNGNERIFSTLGRTELEKGSDLDKQIASLDVIVRNNSSGVERHYFMGSLAESLNPKEAHYCWDEDKSMDEEAMSLLIVGLALAQPYPKTNIYLGTGVPVKFYASLKDKYEAELKGSFSVTFLSGTFKGQTRSMNILRSRVLPQSYGVFIKETLTEDGKPTNPKLFGGYVVVIDPGFRTTDIATFYDGIMLDPPNSFSIEKGLQWAYAGVAEKLKEMTMNHTNPIETDDKELDKIFRVNKGLYPWNNGAIDLNPVMKKMLAQLAADISREIMKTLKPMAGRIHTILVAGKVGEMIFEYLNLENKILIDDPQFGNAAGFRIMAANLVNNLTRKVNVE from the coding sequence GTGTTCGAAAACGACATACTGGTTGCTGGTGCAGATCCTGGTTTTGGCGCCATAAAGCTCGATATTGGCGATACGAAGATATTATTTCCTGCACTCATCTGTAATGGTAATGAGAGAATTTTCTCAACCTTGGGCAGAACTGAGCTTGAAAAAGGATCGGATCTCGATAAACAAATCGCTTCTCTTGATGTCATTGTCAGAAATAATTCCAGCGGCGTAGAACGGCATTATTTTATGGGAAGCCTGGCCGAGAGTCTGAATCCCAAAGAAGCTCATTATTGTTGGGATGAAGATAAATCTATGGACGAAGAAGCGATGTCTTTGCTGATCGTGGGCTTAGCTTTGGCCCAGCCTTATCCTAAGACGAACATCTATCTCGGAACCGGGGTTCCTGTCAAATTCTACGCCTCTCTGAAAGACAAATATGAGGCAGAATTAAAGGGTTCTTTTTCTGTGACTTTTCTGTCCGGCACATTCAAAGGACAAACGCGCAGTATGAACATTCTCCGTTCGCGAGTGCTGCCTCAAAGTTACGGCGTATTCATCAAGGAAACACTGACTGAAGACGGCAAACCGACCAATCCGAAGCTTTTCGGCGGTTATGTCGTTGTTATAGATCCTGGTTTCAGAACGACGGATATTGCCACATTTTACGATGGCATTATGCTTGATCCGCCGAATTCATTCAGCATTGAGAAGGGGCTGCAATGGGCCTATGCCGGCGTAGCTGAAAAACTCAAAGAAATGACCATGAACCATACCAACCCGATCGAGACGGATGACAAGGAACTTGATAAAATTTTCAGAGTGAATAAAGGATTATATCCGTGGAATAACGGAGCAATTGACCTTAATCCTGTCATGAAGAAGATGCTGGCCCAACTGGCCGCTGATATTTCCAGGGAAATTATGAAGACGCTGAAACCGATGGCCGGCAGGATTCATACAATTCTTGTTGCCGGTAAAGTTGGAGAGATGATCTTTGAATATCTGAATCTGGAAAATAAGATTCTGATTGACGATCCTCAGTTTGGGAATGCAGCAGGTTTCCGGATTATGGCCGCAAACCTGGTCAACAATCTTACCAGGAAAGTAAATGTTGAATAA